In the genome of Candoia aspera isolate rCanAsp1 chromosome 1, rCanAsp1.hap2, whole genome shotgun sequence, one region contains:
- the MEX3D gene encoding RNA-binding protein MEX3D, with protein MPSAIYQLDGEASRCCPPPGLGGLLNPQIAQQPACSGSSFALPAGPEPPSLEPPSPPLLQEAEAPRDPAAELSLALEQLSILGLAAAEEEEEEEEGEEGGREEAEEEAAAAKEDGGGGGGGGPRPEGDLMEAGDPGGLDPFSYHGVPPLAAAPPAGGGLVLLDSDGSPPASNSVSPVEILGAFPPHLGHHPPPQHPLLAGQLGIIGSRKKSVNMTECVSVPSSEHVAEIVGRQGCKIKALRAKTNTYIKTPVRGEEPVFIVTGRKEDVEMAKREILSAAEHFSIIRASRNKVSGVAGSVLGPPNLPGQTTIQVRVPYRVVGLVVGPKGATIKRIQQQTHTYIVTPSRDKEPVFEVTGMPENVDRAREEIEAHITTRTGSFVDININNDFHSNGTDVCLDLMGGNPSSLWSKAPHPARRPLPSLRNDSLGSSGSATSATEPYFGGHVAEAPPTGSFISSNSSYSFSEPPAPGLGSDDGDFGFDFLALDLTTPTTIWSPFETPNSPLQVFSNSSTSSMNGSAQRRNSALSTTATPRHSPTLPEPGVALEHPLARRIQSDPASALSWLPAQGSISSFSNSTDYSSPSPLPSSISATSGSPTDSNSSERARKNSRECMVCFESEVIAALVPCGHNLFCMECAMRICGRVEPECPACHVPATQAIHIFS; from the exons ATGCCCAGCGCCATCTACCAGCTGGATGGAGAAGCCTCCCGCTGCTGCCCCCCGCCTGGGTTGGGCGGGCTGCTGAACCCCCAGATCGCGCAGCAGCCGGCTTGTTCCGGCAGCAGCTTCGCCCTGCCGGCCGGCCCGGAGCCGCCCAGCCTGGAGCCGCCCTCCCCGCCTCTCTTGCAAGAAGCCGAGGCGCCCCGAGACCCCGCGGCGGAGCTTTCCTTGGCCTTGGAGCAGCTTTCCATCTTAGGGctggcggcggcggaggaggaggaggaggaagaggaaggagaagaaggcgGGAGAgaagaagcggaggaggaggcggcggcggccaaggaggatggaggaggaggaggaggaggaggaccacgaCCCGAGGGCGACCTGATGGAGGCAGGTGATCCAGGAGGGCTGGACCCCTTCAGCTACCACGGGGTGCCCCCCCTGGCAGCAGCGCCGCCCGCGGGTGGGGGCCTGGTCCTGCTGGACTCGGATGGCAGCCCGCCTGCCTCCAACTCCGTCTCCCCCGTGGAGATCCTCGGGGCCTTCCCGCCCCATCTGGGACACCACCCTCCGCCACAGCACCCCCTGCTGGCCGGGCAGCTGGGCATCATTGGCAGCCGCAAGAAAAGTGTCAACATGACTGAATGCGTTTCGGTGCCCAGTTCGGAACATGTGGCAGAAATCGTGGGCCGTCAAG GCTGCAAGATCAAAGCCCTGAGAGCAAAAACTAACACTTATATAAAAACACCAGTGAGAGGGGAGGAACCTGTTTTTATTGTGACGGGGCGGAAAGAAGACGTGGAGATGGCCAAGCGAGAGATCCTCTCAGCCGCCGAGCACTTCTCCATAATCCGGGCCTCTCGCAACAAAGTCAGCGGCGTGGCTGGCTCCGTTCTGGGTCCTCCCAACCTCCCTGGGCAGACCACCATTCAGGTGCGTGTCCCGTATCGCGTGGTCGGGCTGGTGGTTGGCCCAAAGGGAGCCACCATCAAGCGAATCCAGCAACAGACGCACACCTACATTGTGACCCCGAGTCGGGACAAGGAACCGGTCTTCGAGGTGACGGGCATGCCGGAGAATGTGGACCGGGCTCGGGAGGAGATCGAAGCGCACATCACCACGAGGACGGGCTCCTTCGTCGACATCAACATCAACAACGACTTTCATTCCAACGGCACCGACGTCTGCCTCGACTTGATGGGTGGCAATCCGTCCAGCCTCTGGTCGAAAGCGCCTCACCCAGCCCGCCGGCCTTTACCCAGCTTACGCAATGATAGCCTTGGTTCCTCGGGTAGCGCCACCTCGGCCACGGAGCCTTACTTCGGGGGCCACGTGGCCGAAGCGCCCCCCACTGGCTCCTTCATTTCCAGCAACAGCAGCTACTCTTTCAGCGAACCCCCAGCCCCTGGACTGGGCTCCGATGACGGTGATTTTGGGTTTGACTTCTTGGCCTTGGACCTCACCACGCCAACCACCATCTGGTCCCCATTTGAGACCCCCAACAGCCCACTCCAGGTCTTCAGCAATTCTTCCACCTCCTCTATGAATGGCAGTGCCCAGAGACGCAACAGCGCGCTCAGCACCACTGCCACGCCTCGGCATTCGCCAACCCTTCCAGAGCCTGGTGTGGCTCTGGAGCATCCGTTGGCCCGGCGCATCCAGAGCGATCCAGCCAGTGCCCTGTCCTGGCTGCCGGCCCAAGGCTCCATATCATCTTTCTCGAACAGCACTGACTACTCATCCCCTTCACCTTTACCAAGCAGCATTTCCGCCACTTCAGGCTCACCAACCGATTCCAACAGTTCGGAAAGGGCTCGCAAGAATTCCCGCGAGTGCATGGTGTGTTTTGAGAGCGAAGTGATTGCCGCCCTCGTGCCCTGTGGCCATAACCTCTTCTGCATGGAGTGTGCCATGCGCATCTGTGGCCGAGTTGAGCCAGAATGCCCTGCCTGCCACGTGCCAGCCACACAAGCCATCCATATTTTCTCATAG